The Streptomyces sp. BA2 genome includes the window TCCCAGGGCTCCTTGTGCTGGGCCGGCTGGTTGGTGAGCAGGACGGAGACCAGGATGATCGCCGCGGCGGCCAGCGGAAGGTTGATGAGGAAGACCGCTCCCCACCAGAAGTGTTCGAGAATCAGGCCGCCTGCCACGGGGCCGATCGCGGCACCGCCGGCGGCGACCGCGCTCCACACGCCGATGGCGATGGCGCGTTCGCGGGCGACGTCGAAGACCTGCCGGATGATGGCCAGAGTAGCTGGAATGATCATGGAGGCGCCCACGGCCAGCGCCGCCCGCGCGCCGATCAGAGCGATCGGGGAGAGGGCCAGCGCGCAGGCGGCGGAGGCGGCGCCGAAGACGACAAGGCCGGTCAGCAGGAGCCGTTTGTGCCCGACGCGGTCACCGAGCGGACCGGTTGCCAGCACCAGGCCCACCATCATCAAGGGGTAGATGTCGGCGATCCACAGCACGTCGCGTGCCGATGCCCCCAGTGTCTCGGTGAGGGAGGGGACGGCCACGTTCAGGATCGTCGCGTCTGCCGCCACCGGCAAAAAGCAGCCCGCCACCACCGCCAGGATCAGCCAGCGGTTGCCTTGCGCCGTCGTCGTGCCTGTGGTCACGGGTTTCTCAATCTCGCTGAATGGTGTCGTGGACCTGCTGGACCAGCTCGTGGAATGCCGCCAGTGACGGTGCGTGGATCAGACAGCTGAGCCGCCCGGCGTCCAGTCCGGTCAGTTCGCAGGGCACCACGCCGCTGTCGGCCTGTCCGGGGGCGCAGACCAAGGGGCCCAGCCGCTCCAGCACGTCGGTGAGCGTGCTGCCCTTGGGCAGGCCGTAGAAGTCGTAATTGCCCACGGTGTGGCGCTTGAGGTAGTCCGGTCCAAGGAGCCGTACGCCGAAGTCGTGTACATGGGTGGAGCCGGTGCGCCGGGCGTTGAGGTCCAGCATGTACACCTCGCCGCCCCTGGCGACCGCGTCGATCCCGAAGTGCCCTCGGTAGCCGCGGCGTTGGAGTTCCTGAGCGACTTTCCTGCTTCCCGCGACGAAGGGCTCGTACCAAGCGGCCTCGGCCAGGGAAGCGGAGGTGACGTTGCCGCGGAGCACGGTCGCGCCGTCGAAGAGCATGTCGCAGACGTGAGTGAGTACGGGCTCGTGGGACGGGTCGTCGGGGACGACGTATTCCACCGAGGGGAAGGCGATGGGCCGGCGGTCGCTGCTGTCGGTGCGGTCGATGTACTCCTCGACGACGATGGGGTCCTCGCCGTAGAAGGTGCTCTCCTTGAGGGCCTGGACGATGGTGCTTGTGTCATCCCCGGGCTGGAAGATCAGCAGGCCGACGCCGGCTTCGCCCTTGTCGGCCTTGACGATGCAGGGTGTTTCGTCGCTCAGCAGTTCATCGACGGCGGCCAGCGCCTCGTCGCGGTCGGCGCAGTTCCGGCCGCGTGCCACGGTGCACGCGGCGCCGGTCAGGCCGGTCTCGGCGACCAGCGTCCGCAATCCGCTCTTGGTGTCGAGCAGGTCCCGCAGGCCCTGGTCGCGGCAGCTCTCCGGAAGTTCGGCGATGACGCCGTACTTCAGCCGGAGCAGGTCGGCGAAGGCCCACAGGTCGGGTGTGGTGGTGTGCGGGATGAGCTGGAATCGTCGCCCGGGGCCGACGTACTCCAGCAGGCTCGCCAGCAGCTGGTCGTCGCCGATGAGGTCCGCGAACAGCGAGCCTGAATCGGTGGCCGGGCTGAGGTTGACGATGTCCGGCAGTCCGAGGAACCGCGTTTGCCAGGTCAGGTCCTGGATCGGGCGGGAGGTGATGACGAGCTTCTCGTCCGGCCCCCAGAAGAGGGCCTGGTCCTGCTGGGAGAAGCATTCCGCGATAATACGGTGGGCCGCCTCCGGCGCCGGGGCGCGCTCGGCGATGCCGCGCAGGGTGTCCACGGCGTTGCACACGATGATGGTGGGCAACTCATCGCGGATGGTGGGCTGTTGGGGCGCCATGGCTGCTGTCAGGGGGTCAGTCACGATGCATGCCACCCCGCCTCCCGATCGCACCAGGTCACACACGCTGTCGGTCAGATGGCGGAACAGCTTCTGGCCCAGCCTCCGGGAGGCGCCGGCAGCGGACGAGAGCACCCCGCGGTTCGACATCCTCGCCACATCCAGGGGGTGGACGTACACCCCGGGCCGGGGCGGTGTGTCGTGCTCCGGGCGTTCGGGGCGTACCGTCTGCGGCCGCAAGTACATCATCAGGCTGGTCTCGGTGACCCCGGCGTGCTCGGCGTGCCATCCGGGGAAGTCGGGGAGGTGCTCGGCGATCCAGCCGTCGGCCACCAGGCTCCACCAGCTGAACGCCAGGATCTCGGTGTCGGGGAACGTCTTGGTGGGGCTGCAGCCGTCGATCGCTTCGAAGAGCAGCCCCTCGTTCTCGTAGTGCCCGTTGACGATGATCAGACGGCCGGGCCTCAGTCTGGCCAGGGTCGTGAGGGTGTCCGAGATGGTGTCGATCAGGGTGTTGCCGCGCAGGAACACGGTGCCGGATAAGTGCAGTCCGCCGCCGCTCTGGGGCAGGGAGCGCGCCGAGATGGGTAGCGCGGGCAGCAGCAGGCCGTCGGTCGCGGTGGCGATCTCGGCGCCCAGCGCCTGCGGGATGTCGAGGTCCACGGACAGCGGCAGGTGCGGCCCGTGTTGTTCCAGCCCGCCGATCGGCCAGACCAGTGTGGCCCCTTCGACCGCTGCGGCCACGTCGGCGCTGGTCAGGTCGCCATAGTGCCTGACGTCTACGGTGCGGTGGCGCATGTCCTCTCCTTTCGTTGCGCGCCTGACAGCGCAGTGTCGTGGGGTTTCCCGGACACGCTGCGCCCCACCAACTCCTTGACCGAGGTGTCGTGGACGTGCAGCCAGGACTGGGTGGTGCGGTGGATGGCGGCGAAGGTGTTGTGCATGTTCTTGTGCAGCGCGGTGTAGATCTGGACCACGTCCGCCCCCACGCTGAGGTACTCCACGACGTCGCGGGCCGCTTGGACACCGCCGCCGCCCATGACGGGGATGGTCATGCCGCTGCGGCGCAGTTCGTAGATCTCGGCGAGGACGAGTGGTTTGATGCCGGGGCCTGAGTAGCCATACACGCCGCCCAGCTGGACCTGGCCGGTGTCGGGGTCGACCGCGAGTCCGGCGATGGTGTCACTGAGTGTGATGGCGTCAGCTCCCGCGCCCGCCGCCGCCGCGGCCCGCACGGCGGTGCCCTCGCCCGCCGCCAGCTTCACGCTGAAGGGGAGGGGAGTGCGGGCCCGGACGGCGGCAGCGTAGGCGCTCACTCGCTCGGCGGTGTCTTCCAGGCCGTCCTCCTCGTTCATGCACGAGATGCCCAACTCCAGGGCGCGGCAGCCGGATTCGGTGATCCGATCGGCCAGGATGCCGAGTTCCTCGGGGGAGTCGGCGTGGATGGAGGCGATTACCGGGAGGCCGTCGCGGTCGAAGCCGCGGAGCATCGTGCACCATTCCTCGACGCTGCGGTGCGAGTACATGGTGCTGTTGAGCATGCCGGTGGGGAGCCGGGAAAGGCGCTCGTTGCCCGAACGGGGCGGGGCGGGGTGGATCGTCTTGGTGACCACCGCGCCCGCTCCGGCGGCCAGCAGGCGCCGGATGTTGCGCTCCTGATCGGTGAGCAGGCCGGAGCCGATGACCAGGGGGGAGGACAGGGACAGGCCCAAGATGGCGGCCGCCATGTGCTCGCCTTCCAGGGCGGTGGAGGCCTCTTGGTGGGCGTCGGCGGCGCTCACGAGGCGGCGACCGCAGGGCGCGCGGCACGGGAGACGGATGCCAGCAGCTCTGCCGGGCTCTGAGCCACCGCGGCGACGTCGAACAACGAGACGTCAGCGATGGCGGGCAGCCCTCGCAGCAGGTGGCTGGCGCTGGGGGCCAACGGCTGCTGGGTCACCAGCATGATGGGCTTGCGCAGCGCTGATGCCCAGCCCAGCTCGACGTGCGTGCCGTCCGTGCGCAGCAGTGTGTCGCCACGCACTGGGAGGACCGGTATGAACACATCGCAGCGCTGCATCCAGTCGAAGTCCCGGACGGAGACTTGGCGGGGCGAGAAGAGCGGCGTATCGGCCCCGAACTTCTCGGCGACATGGGCTGAGAATACGGTGCCGCCCGTGTCCTTGACCGCGTCGATGACGCTGTGCAGCGCATGTTGCAGCGGTGAGTAGAAGCCGTCCTCCTCAATGGCGTGCTGGATCGGCCCGCCGACGAAGACGTTGACGCCCGTGAGGTCGGGAAAAGCGGGTTCCTCAACAGTGCCAGTGGGCGCGGGAGTTGCCATGTCATTTACCTCATTCTTGAACATGCCGGGAAATGCTGAAAATGCGGAGAAGAGGAGGAGGGCCCCCGTCGGCCGTCAGTAGCTGGAGGCGCCGGATTGGACGAGATCGTGCCGCTCGGTGCCTTTCAGCGGCGGATTGAAGACACTCACCAGGACCAGATCGCGGTCGCGGCCGCCGCGGAGGTAGTGCTGGTCATGCTGGTCAAGTACGTAGATGTCGCCGGGCCGGAGGGGGTAGACGTTCCCGTCCATGTCCTCGACCTCGCCCTCCCCGGCTATGCAGTAGCAGGCTTCCCGGTGATTGCGGTACTGGAGGAGGGATGAGGTGCCGGCCTTCACGACCGTGTGGCACACGCTGTATCCCATGCCGTCGTCTTCGATGAGGAGCCGGTAACTGCGGCCGTTGCCCCAGTCGACATCGCGATCGGTCCCTTTGACGTCATCAAGGCTTCGTAACTGCATCAAACCCCTTTCAGCGCAGGCCAAGGCGGATGTGATCTGTACCAGGCATCTCAGTTCCGATGGGACTGTGGACTGACCCTCAGCGATCAGTGCTCATGACGTCACGTCAGCCCTCCTCCAGGGCCAGAGAGCTGTTGCGCCGTCATTACGCGTAAACCGGAGGAAGAACGCCAGGTAGGACAGAAGCATTTCGGAGATGAGACGCCGAAACAGGGGGCCAACGTCCTGAACAGCAAGGACCAACGTCCTGGTTGAATGGCTGTCACCCGGGCATCGAGGAGAGCCATACCGCTGGCTGGCCAGGCGGGATCGGTCGGCCCTCGGTGACCACGGCAGCGGCCGCAACCGCGCCAAGTTCTCCTGGGCCAAGATCGTCCGGCATCGAACGGTCCCTGGCAGGGCGACAGATACAGGAATGAAACAGAGCCGAGTGTGCCCAGCTGCAGAGTTGCTGTTCCCTCGCGACGTGCGGTTCATAGCGTCCGAGGCACTGCGGACAACCGGAGCAGACCACCCGAGCAGTCGCCGATACCGCAGACACGTCCCAGATCCGTGCTGCACTGCCTGCTCTGTTGAGGAGTCATGAACAAAATGAGACGAGTCTTGACTATTCCCGTTGCTTCTGCCGTCAGCGCGTTGTGCGCCCTGGCCGTGACCACTCCGGCGCACGCCATCACCAACGGTGACCCGGCGTCCGAGACATATGCGTTCATGGGCTCCGTGCAGTACCCCGGCCAGTCGCCCCGGAGTGACATGCACGGGTGCGGCGCCACCCTCATCAGCGATCAGTGGATGGTGACCGCCGGCCACTGCCTGATCGGCGGCCGCGACCCCAAGCAGGTGCGGATCGGATCCTCCCACACAGACCGGGGCGGCGAACTCGTAGAGATCGAGAAGACCTTCCCGCTGCATCTCACGGTCACGTTCGGCAGCGACGTTGGCCTCATCAAGCTGAAGAACCCGGTGGAGGCCAAACCCGTCACGATCGCGGACCACGCCCCCGCCGCGAACGCACCGCTGCGCGTGCTGGGTTGGGGAGAGACCTCCTTGGAATGCACGGATGACACGTGCTGGCCCAAGGACCTGCGTGAACTCGACACCAAGAGGCTTCCCGCCGAGCACGAGGACTGCGAGGGGACCCTCGGGGAGGAGATCTGCGTAGGCTCTGTGGGCGAGAAGATGCCCTCCGACATGGATTCGGGTGGGCCCGCCCTCAACAAGGAGGACGACGGAACATGGCGGGTGGCCGGTGTCACCAGCGGCCCAAGCTGGACTGAAAGAGCCGTCGGCTACACCGACGTCACCGCGTTCCGTATGTGGGTCAAGGAGACCATGGCGGCCAACAAGTGAACTGACCCGGAAGGGTTGGCCGGGGCGGCGGTGGGTGACGAACACCGGCCCGCGGGTGCGGCCCTTGAGTAGCCGGGGCAGCAGGCGCCGGCGTCCCAGTAGACGGTCACCAGCACGAAGTCCTCGCGCACCTGACCCCGGCGGCGGGACCTCGACTTCGCCCCTTGGGCTCTGACCGGGCACCAGCGGTCGGCGAAGTCCAGGTCCTCGATGTCCACGCCCAGGATTTCCCTCCGAGCGTCCCGCGGCCTCGTACAGCATCCGTCACCGCGTCTTCTCCCGAAGGCGCACCTCGCGCCGCGCGCGATCCGCCGGTCGATGGCCATGCGCGAGCGGGCCGGGGTCTCGGAGTCCGGCACCGCCAGTGTCCCAGCGGGCCCGGGCCACCGCCGCGCTGGTCCTCCTCTACGCGCAACCCGTCACCTGCATCGCCCGCCTCGCAGTCGACGACGGCCTCGACGACCGGGCCACCGTCGCCGTACGGCTGGGGAGATCCCGCCGTCCCCCGCCAGGCCCCGGCCCCCGTCATCGCGAAGGCGCTCGGCTACCACGACAAGACCGCCACCCGCCGGGTCACCGAAGCCGGAGGAACCTGGGCCCGATACGCCCCCGGCGACCACTCACGGTGACGTCAGGACCGACCTCTCCGAGGAATACGCGACACCTCAACATGCGAGCCCACCAGTCTCAACCCCCAAGGCACGCCCAGCTGGCGTGGTCCCGGAGTTGGGCCGACCAGGGCTCATGCGCAGGGTGGCGGACTTGTCTGCACCGTTGGGGCCGAGGAAGGCAGGGCTCCGCTGAGGACCTTCGACGTCACCACGGTGTACGACAAGGCCGTCGATGTCGATCATTTCGCTTCCTCTGACTTCTGGGGCATGCGCGGTGCAGGTGCCGCAGCGGCCCGTGCGGCTTGTGGAACACCTCCGGCCGTCGGCGGCCGAGGGCCGGAGCGCCGCACCGACATATAAGGGCATGGGCCCTCACCACCCGGAGCCCCGGGCGAACGCAAGGCAAAGGAGCACAGCAATGGCGAAGCAGTGGACATCACCGATCAGCACCGGCCTCTCGAGCAGCAACTGCGTGGCGCTCGACGGGTCCGGGTACGCCTACGTCGTTGGCGACGTCGCCGGCGCCGTGTACAAGGTCAATCTGGAAACAGGCAGCAACGGCGGAGGGCCATTGGCCACAGTCCCCGGCTCCCGTGGGCTGGCGGTGGACCTTGACGGCTCCCTCTACGTCGTCAGCCATAGCGCGGCGGCTCTGTACCGGGTGAGCCCGGCAGGTGCGGTCCAGGATCCTCCGATCGCCACGAGCCTGGGCAGCGGATCCCACAGCGTGGCACTGGACGGGAACGGCAACGCCTACGTCACCTCCTCCAGCGGGCTGTTACGGGTACCGCTGGCAGGCGGGCAGCCGGAGCGCGTGGCCACTGGCTTTGGCAACGCCACGGGAGTGGCCTTGGACGGACACGGCTACGCGTATGTCACCAACTACGAGAACGGAAATCTGTACAAGGTCAAACTGAGCGAT containing:
- a CDS encoding ectoine synthase, with amino-acid sequence MQLRSLDDVKGTDRDVDWGNGRSYRLLIEDDGMGYSVCHTVVKAGTSSLLQYRNHREACYCIAGEGEVEDMDGNVYPLRPGDIYVLDQHDQHYLRGGRDRDLVLVSVFNPPLKGTERHDLVQSGASSY
- a CDS encoding creatininase family protein; translated protein: MRHRTVDVRHYGDLTSADVAAAVEGATLVWPIGGLEQHGPHLPLSVDLDIPQALGAEIATATDGLLLPALPISARSLPQSGGGLHLSGTVFLRGNTLIDTISDTLTTLARLRPGRLIIVNGHYENEGLLFEAIDGCSPTKTFPDTEILAFSWWSLVADGWIAEHLPDFPGWHAEHAGVTETSLMMYLRPQTVRPERPEHDTPPRPGVYVHPLDVARMSNRGVLSSAAGASRRLGQKLFRHLTDSVCDLVRSGGGVACIVTDPLTAAMAPQQPTIRDELPTIIVCNAVDTLRGIAERAPAPEAAHRIIAECFSQQDQALFWGPDEKLVITSRPIQDLTWQTRFLGLPDIVNLSPATDSGSLFADLIGDDQLLASLLEYVGPGRRFQLIPHTTTPDLWAFADLLRLKYGVIAELPESCRDQGLRDLLDTKSGLRTLVAETGLTGAACTVARGRNCADRDEALAAVDELLSDETPCIVKADKGEAGVGLLIFQPGDDTSTIVQALKESTFYGEDPIVVEEYIDRTDSSDRRPIAFPSVEYVVPDDPSHEPVLTHVCDMLFDGATVLRGNVTSASLAEAAWYEPFVAGSRKVAQELQRRGYRGHFGIDAVARGGEVYMLDLNARRTGSTHVHDFGVRLLGPDYLKRHTVGNYDFYGLPKGSTLTDVLERLGPLVCAPGQADSGVVPCELTGLDAGRLSCLIHAPSLAAFHELVQQVHDTIQRD
- a CDS encoding dihydroorotate dehydrogenase, with amino-acid sequence MSAADAHQEASTALEGEHMAAAILGLSLSSPLVIGSGLLTDQERNIRRLLAAGAGAVVTKTIHPAPPRSGNERLSRLPTGMLNSTMYSHRSVEEWCTMLRGFDRDGLPVIASIHADSPEELGILADRITESGCRALELGISCMNEEDGLEDTAERVSAYAAAVRARTPLPFSVKLAAGEGTAVRAAAAAGAGADAITLSDTIAGLAVDPDTGQVQLGGVYGYSGPGIKPLVLAEIYELRRSGMTIPVMGGGGVQAARDVVEYLSVGADVVQIYTALHKNMHNTFAAIHRTTQSWLHVHDTSVKELVGRSVSGKPHDTALSGAQRKERTCATAP
- a CDS encoding nucleoside 2-deoxyribosyltransferase; the protein is MFKNEVNDMATPAPTGTVEEPAFPDLTGVNVFVGGPIQHAIEEDGFYSPLQHALHSVIDAVKDTGGTVFSAHVAEKFGADTPLFSPRQVSVRDFDWMQRCDVFIPVLPVRGDTLLRTDGTHVELGWASALRKPIMLVTQQPLAPSASHLLRGLPAIADVSLFDVAAVAQSPAELLASVSRAARPAVAAS
- a CDS encoding S1 family peptidase encodes the protein MGSVQYPGQSPRSDMHGCGATLISDQWMVTAGHCLIGGRDPKQVRIGSSHTDRGGELVEIEKTFPLHLTVTFGSDVGLIKLKNPVEAKPVTIADHAPAANAPLRVLGWGETSLECTDDTCWPKDLRELDTKRLPAEHEDCEGTLGEEICVGSVGEKMPSDMDSGGPALNKEDDGTWRVAGVTSGPSWTERAVGYTDVTAFRMWVKETMAANK